The DNA segment AGCTCCTGAGTTTTTTGAATTTGAATTTCTTCATTTAGCCATTTGCCCAAGGGTTTATTGAGTTTATTTAATAAACGATAAAGCCCCAGTTCTAGTCGAGCCTCAGGAAGTGCACCAACTTGTGCCGATTTTAGAAGTTGCAATGCATCATATTCGATGATTTTTCCGGATTCTTTAAAGCCTGAGAACGAACCTAAGCTTTTGAGTGTTTGGGGAGTGCTTGATATTTCAATGGAATAGGAAACTACACATTCATTAATGCCTCCCGGAGAGGTATAAAATTGGAGTTCTTTGGATAGTTGCTGTACCTTATCTTTCTTGATCCCGGTTCTTTCTGTTAAAATATCTTTGATATGATCAGCAGTGATATGCTTGTTGGTGGAACCTGTGATGCCTTCAATGATATAACCGCTATATCGTTTGTTATCAAGTATCCTGGAGAGTGTATTGATGATTGGGCGGGGGTAATTGTGTTTGGCAATTATCTTAATGTTTTCCTTGTCTATATAATAGGGGAGGAGGTCGATAACCGAACCCGGGCGATTGGCCAGGTCAAATATGGCATGGGTTTCCTCATGCACATAAGAATGTAACTCTAAAAAACTGTTGTTTTGAACCGGCAGCTGGCGGGCAGCCTTGAGGAGGGTACCCTTATTGATAACCTTTTCTGCTGCGATTACATAATTGGTAGGAGGGGTACTGATGACTTCGCCCTGGGCATTGGTGAGTTTAAATTTTCCTTTGTATCTGTTGTTGATAATCCACGCATTGTATATGGGTTGCGATACGATAGTTCTCATACCAAGAGAGGCCATTACATTTTCAAATTCTTCCTGATTAAAGTAGCCATATTCTTCCTGTAATTCAATTTTCCAATCCTTTAAATAATCTTTTCTACGGATGAATTCAACGGCATCAGGGAAGCTTAATTGATAGCTAGGCTCATTGTTTTCTTCTATTTTTTTTAAGGGGAATCCCCGCTCCTCAACGGTAGATAAAGACCTGGCATCACGTGCAAATTGCTCCAGTAGCTCGGCATCAAAATGACCTTGTTTATTATTCGGAAAATGAATGAAGATATCTTCATTGTCAGGTTTTACAAAATCACGAATCACCAATACGCCCTCTTCACAAAGAAGCTCAGCTTGCCTTTTAAGTGTTAAATATGCTTTTTGTGGTGCATAGTTGTTAAAAGAGGTGATGTGATGAATAGAGGAGCAATTGAAGAAGCCGCATATTTTTTCGGAGCTCAATGTTTCCAGGGTTTCTCCGTCATCGGCTCTAAACTCTAGGTTGGGTAAACTGTATTTTTCTCTGGCTATCTCAACCATCTTAGGGTTGATATCGATGCCAATTATTTTTGTTTTAGGGAATAGTAATGCCAGTATGTATGAACTAGTGCCAGAAGCCATCCCTACGTCTACGATGGAATGGCCTTCTTTTTCGGAGAAATAGGCACTGGCCGAAGCTACTTTTTCAACAATAATAGAATCCATTCCGGCCAGATATCTTTGGTATTTACTTTTGTCACCTCTATCTTGATCTGCATACATAATTTGAAATATTTTTTGGAGTCTAAAATTACGAGTTATTATTTTGTGACAAAACAATGTTTGCACTTTCGTTGGCGATGCCAATTTCAGCAATAGATCCTGCGTTGAATTGCAAGTAGTCATCTTCTAAACCGTCACTAAATATTTTGCCATTCATGGGCATGTAAGATTCTATATTTAAAGGCTGACTCTTTGAAATAATTC comes from the Saccharicrinis fermentans DSM 9555 = JCM 21142 genome and includes:
- a CDS encoding class I SAM-dependent methyltransferase; this encodes MYADQDRGDKSKYQRYLAGMDSIIVEKVASASAYFSEKEGHSIVDVGMASGTSSYILALLFPKTKIIGIDINPKMVEIAREKYSLPNLEFRADDGETLETLSSEKICGFFNCSSIHHITSFNNYAPQKAYLTLKRQAELLCEEGVLVIRDFVKPDNEDIFIHFPNNKQGHFDAELLEQFARDARSLSTVEERGFPLKKIEENNEPSYQLSFPDAVEFIRRKDYLKDWKIELQEEYGYFNQEEFENVMASLGMRTIVSQPIYNAWIINNRYKGKFKLTNAQGEVISTPPTNYVIAAEKVINKGTLLKAARQLPVQNNSFLELHSYVHEETHAIFDLANRPGSVIDLLPYYIDKENIKIIAKHNYPRPIINTLSRILDNKRYSGYIIEGITGSTNKHITADHIKDILTERTGIKKDKVQQLSKELQFYTSPGGINECVVSYSIEISSTPQTLKSLGSFSGFKESGKIIEYDALQLLKSAQVGALPEARLELGLYRLLNKLNKPLGKWLNEEIQIQKTQELVVSNIDTITQVTKQPYKKSDRTAHFLVHKRAKFYEYQQEDSEAILEYIEPQHLSSNTIVTLPVFSFNNKIYLGIEKRELPVPQLKEGNSTILTAPAYRLPKEITNLYEMKRYISAKKMFNCKIESMQKLGEKYIPCAGASPEQVYPYVITLDSPSKELHWISMESLLNHSTKLRDGHLLICLFRLKHFVENHASMQ